Proteins from a genomic interval of Halomonas alkaliantarctica:
- a CDS encoding DODA-type extradiol aromatic ring-opening family dioxygenase yields MLPSLFISHGSPMLALNKTPAHAFLRELGRQLSPKAVVVVSAHWESLALKVSTSAKPETIHDFGGFPRALFECQYPAPGEPELAERLAVLLGAERVERGLDHGAWVPLSLMFPDANVPVVSLSLPVRWSNAELVKLGEQLSALREEGILVIGSGSLTHNLYEIMPQESPMPAWVDEFATWVSDRLIANEREALLNWENAPSARENHPTPEHFQPLLVAMGAGGGAKQLHHSVEHGVLAMDVYAFS; encoded by the coding sequence ATGTTACCTAGCCTGTTTATTTCCCATGGTTCGCCCATGCTGGCCCTCAATAAAACCCCGGCGCACGCCTTTCTCCGCGAACTGGGCAGGCAGCTTTCGCCCAAGGCGGTGGTGGTGGTCTCAGCGCACTGGGAGAGCCTGGCGCTCAAGGTCAGCACCAGCGCCAAGCCAGAAACCATTCACGACTTTGGTGGCTTCCCTCGGGCGCTTTTCGAGTGCCAGTACCCCGCCCCTGGTGAACCTGAACTGGCCGAACGGCTGGCGGTATTGCTGGGTGCCGAGCGGGTCGAGCGCGGCCTGGATCATGGCGCCTGGGTGCCCCTTTCGTTGATGTTTCCTGACGCCAATGTGCCGGTTGTCTCGCTGTCGCTTCCGGTGCGCTGGAGCAATGCGGAGCTGGTGAAGCTGGGCGAGCAGCTGTCGGCACTGCGGGAAGAGGGGATTTTGGTTATCGGCTCGGGCAGCCTGACCCATAACCTGTATGAAATTATGCCCCAGGAGAGCCCTATGCCCGCCTGGGTAGATGAATTTGCCACATGGGTGAGCGACCGCCTAATCGCCAATGAACGTGAGGCACTGCTTAACTGGGAGAACGCCCCCAGCGCGCGGGAGAACCACCCGACCCCTGAACACTTCCAGCCGTTGCTGGTGGCCATGGGGGCAGGAGGCGGCGCAAAACAGCTGCACCACAGCGTAGAGCACGGTGTGCTTGCGATGGACGTTTATGCGTTTAGCTGA
- a CDS encoding DoxX family protein, with protein sequence MTTHTHSAPSLQPSVQPSLQPQAILLLRVALGVMALAHGLLKVFVFTLPGTVGYFESLGLPGFLAYLTIAAEVGGGAALILGVYTRWVSLALVPVLLGAAWVHLGNGWMFSNTGGGWEFPVFWTLALIVQAGLGSGRGVLSNRFA encoded by the coding sequence ATGACAACGCATACTCACTCCGCCCCCTCTCTACAGCCCTCTGTACAGCCCTCTTTACAACCCCAGGCCATCTTGCTACTGCGCGTCGCACTGGGTGTGATGGCCCTTGCCCACGGTTTGCTCAAGGTGTTTGTGTTTACCCTGCCGGGCACCGTCGGCTATTTTGAATCACTGGGTTTACCAGGGTTTCTGGCTTACTTGACCATTGCTGCCGAAGTAGGCGGTGGAGCCGCTCTGATTCTGGGTGTTTATACCCGCTGGGTGAGCCTAGCACTGGTGCCGGTACTGCTGGGCGCTGCGTGGGTGCACCTTGGCAACGGCTGGATGTTCTCAAATACCGGTGGCGGCTGGGAATTCCCGGTGTTCTGGACGCTGGCGTTAATCGTGCAAGCGGGCCTGGGCAGCGGCCGCGGGGTGTTAAGCAACCGATTCGCCTAG
- a CDS encoding LysR family transcriptional regulator, protein MNQLEHIVAFVRVAELGSYTRAAEALDISRTRVSRQVMALEETLGARLIQRTTRRLHLTEAGERYLVRAQGILQALDEAAAEVGQGTSDVRGRLRVNGPMSFGTRYLAPLVAQFMQTHPALEVRLDLNDRRVDLLEEGYDIAIRIGSLPDSSLVARRLTRCRLLFCASPAYLTTHGEPSSVKALAEHRCLRYRSGQQSADWKIATQSLTINGPLESNNGDVITHAAEAGLGIAQQPSFLVTESIANGRLVPILTSEPAVRLDVHALYPARRYLPAKVERFIDLLTEAWGDPPVWEQHIGLSPITQQ, encoded by the coding sequence ATGAATCAGTTAGAGCATATCGTCGCTTTTGTGCGGGTAGCCGAGCTGGGTAGCTATACCCGCGCCGCCGAAGCGCTGGATATTTCCCGCACCCGCGTCTCTCGCCAGGTCATGGCACTGGAAGAGACATTGGGCGCACGACTGATACAACGCACCACGCGACGGCTACATCTCACTGAGGCGGGGGAACGCTATCTAGTCCGCGCTCAAGGTATATTGCAAGCGCTCGATGAGGCAGCCGCAGAAGTGGGCCAAGGTACCAGCGATGTGCGTGGGCGGCTGCGCGTTAATGGGCCGATGAGTTTTGGCACCCGCTATCTAGCGCCACTCGTCGCCCAATTTATGCAAACCCACCCGGCGCTTGAAGTACGCCTGGATTTGAACGACCGCCGCGTCGACCTGCTGGAAGAGGGTTACGATATAGCGATCCGCATCGGCAGTTTGCCGGACTCCAGCCTGGTGGCACGCCGCCTGACCCGTTGCCGCCTGCTGTTCTGTGCCTCACCGGCGTATCTTACCACCCACGGTGAACCCAGCAGCGTTAAAGCCCTTGCCGAGCACCGTTGCCTGCGCTACCGCAGCGGCCAACAGAGCGCTGACTGGAAGATTGCCACCCAGTCATTGACGATCAATGGCCCACTGGAAAGCAATAACGGCGATGTCATCACCCACGCCGCGGAAGCGGGCCTCGGCATCGCTCAGCAGCCCAGTTTTCTGGTCACAGAGAGTATCGCCAACGGGCGTTTAGTGCCCATCTTGACCAGTGAGCCAGCGGTGCGGCTCGATGTTCATGCGCTCTACCCCGCCCGGCGCTACCTGCCCGCCAAGGTGGAGCGCTTCATCGACCTGCTTACCGAGGCGTGGGGCGATCCGCCGGTTTGGGAGCAGCACATTGGATTGTCGCCTATTACGCAACAGTGA
- the thiE gene encoding thiamine phosphate synthase, with product MPLDLSLYLVTDAALCSDVGLEQTVEQAVRGGVTIVQLRDKHASDAQMIAQAKRLKALLAGTGVPLIINDRLQVAQESQADGLHVGQSDAAVQEARRLLGEQAIIGLSINTIAQLQATPFELLDYVGIGPVFATESKQDHAQPIGFGGLASLVKACPLPSVAIGGLKASHEISVQRAGANGLAVISAICGQPDPYQAARAFQVFQTASVS from the coding sequence ATGCCGCTTGATCTATCGCTATATCTAGTAACCGATGCTGCGCTGTGCAGCGATGTTGGCTTGGAGCAGACGGTTGAGCAAGCGGTAAGGGGCGGTGTCACCATCGTACAGTTGCGGGATAAGCATGCCAGCGATGCACAGATGATTGCCCAAGCCAAACGGTTAAAGGCGCTACTGGCGGGTACCGGCGTGCCGCTGATCATTAATGACCGTTTGCAGGTGGCTCAAGAAAGCCAGGCCGATGGCCTGCATGTCGGCCAGAGCGACGCCGCTGTTCAGGAAGCGCGTCGATTGTTAGGTGAGCAGGCGATTATCGGCCTGTCGATCAATACTATCGCCCAGCTGCAAGCCACCCCGTTTGAGCTACTCGATTATGTGGGGATTGGCCCGGTGTTTGCCACCGAGAGTAAACAGGATCACGCCCAGCCCATCGGTTTTGGCGGCTTGGCTTCGCTGGTCAAGGCTTGCCCACTGCCCAGCGTGGCCATCGGCGGGCTGAAAGCCAGTCATGAGATTAGCGTGCAGCGGGCGGGAGCGAACGGTTTAGCGGTCATATCGGCCATTTGTGGTCAGCCCGATCCTTATCAGGCAGCGCGCGCTTTTCAGGTTTTCCAAACCGCTTCGGTGTCATGA
- the thiM gene encoding hydroxyethylthiazole kinase yields the protein MTVRPLGDYLETLRAVTPLIHCMTNYVAMNSTANLLLATGASPAMLHAPEEVAEFTAISAGLSINIGTISAHWADAMLTATATAQQHDIPWVLDPVAVGATRYRQTLCAKLLAAKPSVIRGNASEILALNGLASQGRGVDSTAATDQAVDAAIALAQTHGCIVAMTGESDWVTDGTQHYRINGGHPLMPSVTTLGCGLSALVAGFVAANRDTPLGATTAALACFAVAGERAGSNAQGPGSFQVALLDALYRLTPDDLTTHAQLEAIHAA from the coding sequence ATGACCGTACGCCCGCTTGGCGACTACCTTGAGACGCTGCGCGCAGTGACACCACTGATTCACTGCATGACCAACTATGTGGCCATGAACAGCACTGCCAACCTGCTGTTAGCCACAGGTGCGTCGCCCGCCATGCTGCATGCGCCAGAAGAGGTGGCAGAGTTCACGGCTATTTCCGCGGGGCTTTCGATTAACATCGGCACGATCTCTGCCCACTGGGCTGATGCCATGCTGACCGCCACAGCGACCGCCCAGCAACATGATATCCCCTGGGTATTAGACCCCGTCGCCGTTGGCGCCACGCGCTATCGCCAAACGCTGTGCGCGAAGCTTCTGGCCGCTAAACCCAGCGTGATTCGCGGCAATGCGTCTGAAATTCTTGCCCTTAATGGCTTAGCCAGCCAAGGCCGCGGCGTGGACTCGACAGCCGCCACCGACCAAGCGGTAGACGCAGCGATAGCGCTGGCGCAAACACACGGCTGTATTGTCGCGATGACCGGCGAAAGCGACTGGGTGACGGACGGCACACAGCACTACCGCATTAACGGTGGCCACCCTTTGATGCCCAGTGTAACAACGCTCGGCTGTGGGCTAAGCGCGTTAGTAGCGGGCTTTGTAGCTGCCAATCGCGATACCCCACTGGGAGCAACAACGGCCGCGCTGGCCTGCTTTGCCGTCGCCGGTGAACGTGCAGGCAGCAACGCCCAAGGGCCTGGTAGCTTTCAAGTGGCACTGCTGGATGCGCTTTATCGACTCACCCCTGATGACCTCACTACTCATGCCCAACTGGAGGCAATCCATGCCGCTTGA
- the gloA gene encoding lactoylglutathione lyase yields MSFQGEQHPGVVPAPPQTQGFRLNHTMLRVKDPEQALAFYSKVFGMQVMRRLDFEEMQFSLYFLANLEPSDSVPEDAQARTAWTFSQKGLLELTHNWGTENQEDFAYHDGNAEPQGFGHICFNVPDLAAAQAWFDEHDVTFVKRADQGKMKDVIFVKDPDGYWIEVIQADLMVGKSDS; encoded by the coding sequence ATGAGTTTTCAAGGCGAGCAGCATCCCGGCGTTGTGCCCGCACCACCTCAGACCCAAGGGTTTCGTTTAAATCACACCATGCTACGGGTGAAAGATCCTGAGCAGGCACTGGCGTTCTACTCTAAGGTGTTTGGTATGCAGGTGATGCGGCGGCTGGATTTCGAAGAGATGCAATTCTCGCTCTACTTCCTGGCCAACCTTGAGCCTAGCGACAGCGTGCCGGAAGATGCGCAAGCGCGTACCGCCTGGACGTTTAGCCAGAAAGGGCTGTTGGAGCTGACCCACAACTGGGGGACCGAAAACCAAGAAGATTTCGCCTATCACGATGGCAATGCCGAGCCCCAAGGCTTTGGGCATATATGCTTTAACGTGCCGGATTTGGCAGCGGCCCAGGCGTGGTTCGACGAACACGACGTTACCTTCGTCAAGCGCGCCGATCAGGGCAAGATGAAAGATGTTATCTTCGTTAAAGACCCGGACGGCTACTGGATCGAAGTGATTCAAGCAGACCTGATGGTGGGTAAGAGCGACTCTTGA
- a CDS encoding DUF6164 family protein has product MAELLFRLRHVTDEEAMEVRDLLAAHGFDTYETQAGFFRLGVDAIWLRNPHQHDAAIAALEAYQAERLERAQREHQAAVERGDAETLWRRLAAHPLQVVLVLLAVGLIAALTLLPFLGLSRA; this is encoded by the coding sequence ATGGCTGAACTACTGTTCCGATTGCGCCATGTGACCGATGAAGAAGCCATGGAAGTGCGTGACCTGCTGGCCGCCCATGGCTTTGATACCTATGAAACCCAGGCGGGCTTTTTCCGCCTGGGGGTCGATGCAATTTGGCTGCGCAATCCGCATCAGCATGACGCTGCCATCGCGGCGTTAGAGGCCTATCAGGCGGAGCGTCTTGAACGTGCCCAGCGCGAGCACCAGGCGGCGGTTGAGCGGGGTGACGCCGAGACGCTATGGCGTCGCTTGGCCGCGCATCCGCTGCAGGTGGTGCTGGTGCTGTTAGCTGTGGGGCTTATTGCTGCCCTTACGCTACTGCCGTTCCTGGGCCTATCACGCGCCTAA
- a CDS encoding cupin domain-containing protein, whose translation MRLNADFSHFACVTPEEYQWVDSPSAGVERMMFDRIGDEVARATSLVRYAPNTQFERHTHGGGEEILVLEGVFADEHGRYAAGSYLRNPIGTGHTPKIGEEGALIFVKLHQFDPNDTLQLAVPAHRLPWQPDRRPRIAYKMLHTYKQERTSLERWSAGTSITYPTLLGGLEFLILEGSLSDSEQSYTAGTWCRYPSGAAPALTAGDDGAMMYLKRGHLPAA comes from the coding sequence ATGCGTCTAAACGCCGATTTTAGCCACTTTGCCTGTGTTACCCCAGAAGAGTATCAGTGGGTCGATTCCCCGAGTGCCGGGGTCGAGCGCATGATGTTTGACAGAATTGGTGATGAAGTTGCCCGCGCCACCAGCCTTGTCCGTTACGCCCCCAATACGCAGTTTGAACGGCATACCCACGGCGGCGGCGAAGAGATTTTGGTGCTGGAAGGCGTGTTCGCCGATGAGCATGGGCGCTACGCGGCGGGCAGCTACTTAAGAAACCCCATCGGCACCGGCCATACGCCGAAGATTGGCGAGGAAGGCGCGCTGATCTTTGTCAAACTGCACCAGTTCGATCCTAACGATACGCTACAGCTGGCGGTGCCTGCTCACCGACTGCCCTGGCAGCCAGACCGGCGCCCGCGCATTGCCTACAAGATGCTGCACACCTACAAGCAGGAGCGCACCAGCCTGGAGCGTTGGTCGGCGGGCACCTCTATCACGTACCCCACGCTGCTGGGCGGTCTGGAGTTTTTGATTCTGGAAGGCTCGTTGAGCGATAGCGAGCAGAGTTATACGGCCGGCACCTGGTGCCGCTACCCCAGCGGTGCGGCTCCGGCATTAACAGCCGGTGATGATGGCGCGATGATGTACCTCAAGCGCGGCCACCTGCCTGCGGCTTAG
- the ampC gene encoding class C beta-lactamase, translating to MLAANSGLIMTASLLMGGTVWASDAPESADIDTLVNATIAPLMAEHRIPGMAVALSINGQQHYFNYGLANQEAGIPVTDQTLFELGSISKIFTATLAAYAQASGALSLFDPASRYLPELEGSAFDEITLLELGTYTAGELPLQFPESVQTEEAMIDYYRQWQPESAPGSQRLYSNPSLGLFGYLAAQSLGQPFEMTVQEAVFAPLGLEHSYFQVPEAEQAHYAYGYSKKDEPIRVNPGMLDAQAYGLKSTAADVLTLVEANMSGAGLEIKDELDEPLSQALAATRTGYFEVGNMTQGLGWESYAYPVALDQLLAGNSLEMILESNPANRLTPPLAPRQEALYNKTGATNGFGGYVTFVPSEQIGIVMLANRNYPNQARIEAAHHILSTLTETP from the coding sequence ATGTTAGCAGCAAACTCTGGCCTTATCATGACAGCTTCTCTCCTTATGGGAGGCACTGTCTGGGCATCCGATGCGCCTGAAAGCGCAGATATTGATACGTTGGTGAACGCCACTATCGCGCCTTTGATGGCCGAGCATCGTATTCCAGGCATGGCGGTAGCGCTTAGCATTAATGGCCAGCAGCACTACTTTAATTATGGTCTCGCCAATCAAGAGGCGGGGATTCCGGTCACCGATCAGACGCTGTTCGAACTCGGCTCTATCAGCAAGATCTTCACCGCTACGCTGGCAGCCTATGCCCAGGCTAGCGGCGCGCTCTCGCTTTTCGATCCGGCCAGCCGCTACCTGCCTGAACTTGAAGGCAGCGCCTTCGATGAGATCACGCTGCTGGAACTGGGCACCTACACGGCGGGCGAGCTTCCGCTGCAGTTCCCTGAATCGGTTCAAACCGAGGAGGCGATGATCGACTACTATCGTCAATGGCAGCCTGAATCCGCCCCTGGCAGCCAGCGGCTCTACTCCAACCCAAGCCTAGGCCTGTTCGGTTACCTCGCCGCACAAAGCCTTGGTCAGCCCTTCGAAATGACGGTGCAGGAGGCGGTGTTCGCTCCGCTAGGGCTTGAGCATAGCTACTTTCAAGTACCTGAAGCGGAGCAGGCGCACTATGCCTACGGTTACTCTAAGAAGGATGAGCCCATTCGGGTGAATCCGGGCATGCTGGATGCTCAGGCCTACGGATTGAAATCGACAGCCGCTGACGTGCTCACGCTGGTGGAAGCCAATATGAGTGGCGCTGGGCTTGAGATAAAAGATGAACTAGACGAGCCACTAAGCCAAGCCTTGGCAGCCACGCGCACGGGATACTTTGAAGTCGGCAATATGACCCAAGGGCTGGGCTGGGAAAGCTACGCCTACCCGGTGGCGCTCGATCAATTGCTGGCAGGCAACTCGCTTGAGATGATCTTGGAGTCCAACCCCGCCAACCGCTTAACACCACCGCTAGCTCCCAGGCAGGAAGCGCTCTACAACAAAACCGGCGCTACCAACGGCTTTGGCGGCTATGTGACTTTTGTGCCTAGTGAGCAAATCGGTATTGTCATGCTGGCAAATCGCAACTACCCCAATCAAGCCCGCATAGAAGCTGCACATCATATCCTTTCCACGTTGACTGAAACGCCCTAA
- a CDS encoding LysR family transcriptional regulator, translating into MVRPYLPLKALRAFEASARHLSFTRAAEELHVTQAAVSHQVKLLETLLKVPLFKRLPRGLMLTQEGELLLPVLRSSFDQIAHTLERVGESSYREVLNVGVVGTFAVGWLLPRLGDFRRQYPYVDLRLSTHNNRADIAGEGLDFAIRFGTGAWHGTAAQPLLPASLSVMCIPDIAARLKTPADVLGETWLRSYRADEWTEWLLAAGLPRSFPMTNSIVFDSSIAMVEAALLGAGVALAPPLMFPRQLKSGALVQPFDTTVSLGGYWLTRLQTRPETHAMASFREWLLTAINA; encoded by the coding sequence GTGGTGCGTCCCTACCTGCCGTTGAAGGCGCTGCGCGCCTTTGAAGCATCGGCCAGGCATTTAAGCTTTACCCGCGCGGCAGAAGAGCTTCATGTGACCCAGGCGGCGGTCAGTCACCAAGTTAAATTGCTCGAAACGCTGTTGAAGGTTCCGCTGTTCAAGCGTTTGCCTAGGGGGTTGATGCTTACCCAGGAGGGTGAGCTGCTGCTGCCGGTATTGAGGAGTTCATTCGATCAGATAGCCCACACGCTGGAACGGGTGGGCGAGAGCAGCTATCGGGAAGTATTAAACGTTGGGGTTGTGGGGACTTTTGCCGTTGGCTGGCTGCTGCCGAGACTGGGGGATTTTCGGCGCCAGTACCCTTATGTCGATTTGCGCCTTTCCACTCATAACAACCGCGCGGATATTGCAGGTGAAGGGCTGGATTTTGCGATCCGCTTTGGCACGGGGGCCTGGCACGGTACTGCAGCGCAGCCACTATTACCGGCGTCACTCTCGGTAATGTGCATACCCGATATCGCCGCGCGGCTTAAAACGCCTGCCGATGTATTAGGCGAGACCTGGCTGCGCTCTTATCGCGCCGATGAGTGGACAGAGTGGCTGTTAGCAGCGGGGCTACCGCGCAGCTTTCCGATGACCAACAGCATCGTGTTTGACTCCTCCATCGCTATGGTAGAAGCCGCTTTGCTAGGGGCAGGGGTGGCACTGGCACCACCGCTGATGTTCCCACGCCAGTTGAAAAGCGGCGCGCTGGTACAGCCTTTCGACACCACTGTCAGCCTGGGCGGTTACTGGCTGACTCGCCTGCAGACACGCCCGGAAACCCACGCCATGGCGTCCTTCCGGGAGTGGCTGCTCACGGCCATCAATGCCTGA
- a CDS encoding metal ABC transporter solute-binding protein, Zn/Mn family, which produces MSLAYLSSRPSRWLVGVSAMLALPAAMANERVQVVTSFSILADMVENVGGEHVEVTPLVAADGDAHVYSPSPGDARSLANADLVVFNGLLFEGWMERLISASDYTGPMVTTTDGIEPLSFAEHEEHDDHGHDEHNNEEHGHGDHEDHTDEHAGHDHGNQDPHAWQDMHQAEVYIANIRDGLIAADAGNADDYRANAEQYLQEMAKVDDEVRALIDEIPASTSVITGHDSFGYFSSAYGVTFLSPVGLSTEADPSGASMAALVDVIEQENVQALFHENMTNQSIITQLAEETGLPIAGTLYADALAAEGEASTYLGMMHHNAQVLHDALAQPGHDDHGHSDDHDHDHDHDHDHDHDHDHDDHGHSH; this is translated from the coding sequence ATGTCGCTTGCCTATTTATCATCTCGGCCATCGCGCTGGTTAGTGGGTGTTTCCGCCATGCTGGCACTGCCTGCTGCCATGGCTAATGAGCGCGTTCAGGTGGTGACCAGTTTCTCTATCCTCGCGGATATGGTGGAAAACGTGGGCGGCGAGCATGTCGAGGTGACCCCGCTGGTCGCTGCCGATGGCGATGCGCATGTCTACTCCCCCAGCCCCGGCGATGCACGCTCCCTGGCCAATGCTGATTTAGTGGTTTTCAACGGCCTGCTGTTTGAGGGCTGGATGGAGCGCCTGATTAGCGCCAGCGACTACACCGGGCCGATGGTCACCACGACCGACGGTATCGAGCCACTCTCGTTCGCTGAACATGAAGAGCATGACGATCACGGTCATGACGAGCACAATAATGAAGAGCACGGTCACGGTGACCATGAGGACCATACCGATGAGCACGCGGGTCACGACCATGGTAATCAAGATCCTCACGCCTGGCAGGATATGCATCAAGCCGAGGTGTATATCGCCAACATCCGCGATGGGTTAATTGCCGCCGATGCGGGTAACGCCGATGACTACCGCGCCAATGCGGAGCAGTATTTACAGGAAATGGCCAAGGTAGACGACGAGGTTCGTGCGCTGATTGACGAGATTCCGGCCTCCACCAGCGTGATTACCGGCCACGACTCCTTTGGCTACTTCTCAAGCGCCTATGGGGTGACCTTCCTCTCGCCAGTGGGGCTTTCCACGGAAGCTGACCCAAGCGGTGCCAGCATGGCGGCGCTGGTGGATGTGATCGAGCAAGAGAATGTGCAGGCGCTGTTCCACGAGAACATGACCAATCAGTCGATCATTACTCAGCTCGCCGAAGAGACCGGCCTGCCGATTGCAGGCACGCTCTACGCCGATGCGCTGGCAGCCGAAGGTGAAGCAAGCACCTACCTGGGTATGATGCACCACAATGCGCAGGTGCTGCACGATGCGCTAGCCCAGCCCGGTCATGACGATCACGGTCATTCTGACGACCACGACCACGACCACGACCACGACCACGACCACGACCACGACCACGACCACGACGATCATGGTCATAGCCACTAG
- a CDS encoding metal ABC transporter permease, with translation MLDLLNVWFVSPFDYGFMRRAVVGGLALSLAAPPLGVFLVLRGMSLIGDAMAHAILPGVALGFLLAGFSLPIMSIGGVLFGLMVALLAGAVSKMGGQREDAAMASFFIISLAAGVMLISLGGSSVDLTHVLFGSILAINSTALLLIAGISTLIVLTLAVVFRALVVECLDPLFLRGQSRRSGWVHSVFLGLLVLNLTAGFQTLGTLMAVGLMMLPATSARFWSKRLEGLIGIAIVLAMVASTGGLLLSFHLDIPSGPSIILLAGFGYLFSALFGRYHSLAAKLRRKTTPLEVEQGA, from the coding sequence ATGCTGGATCTGCTTAATGTGTGGTTTGTCAGCCCGTTCGATTACGGCTTTATGCGCCGCGCGGTGGTGGGTGGTTTAGCGCTTTCGCTGGCCGCGCCGCCGTTGGGGGTTTTTTTGGTGCTGCGCGGTATGAGCCTGATTGGCGATGCCATGGCCCACGCAATTCTGCCCGGCGTCGCGCTGGGGTTTCTGCTGGCAGGGTTTTCACTGCCGATTATGAGCATTGGCGGGGTGCTGTTTGGGTTAATGGTGGCGCTGCTGGCGGGAGCGGTCTCAAAAATGGGCGGTCAGCGCGAAGATGCCGCCATGGCGAGCTTTTTTATTATCTCGCTAGCCGCAGGCGTGATGCTGATTTCACTGGGCGGCAGCAGCGTTGACCTTACCCATGTGTTGTTTGGCTCGATTTTGGCGATCAACTCCACCGCGCTGCTGCTGATAGCGGGCATCAGTACGCTGATTGTGTTGACCCTGGCGGTGGTGTTTCGCGCCTTGGTAGTGGAGTGCTTGGACCCGCTGTTTTTGCGTGGCCAGAGTCGCCGCAGCGGCTGGGTACACAGCGTGTTTTTGGGGCTGCTGGTGCTGAACCTAACCGCAGGCTTTCAAACTCTGGGCACGCTAATGGCCGTCGGCTTAATGATGCTGCCCGCCACCTCGGCGCGCTTTTGGAGTAAACGCTTAGAGGGTTTGATAGGCATCGCGATTGTGCTGGCCATGGTGGCGAGCACCGGCGGTCTGCTGCTCTCTTTTCATCTGGATATCCCTTCAGGCCCGAGCATTATTCTACTGGCCGGGTTTGGTTATCTCTTTTCGGCCCTGTTTGGTCGCTACCACAGCTTGGCAGCCAAGCTGCGGCGTAAAACTACGCCGCTGGAAGTGGAGCAAGGGGCTTAA
- a CDS encoding metal ABC transporter ATP-binding protein: protein MSQRSLSRLQLHNLHLAQARRTVLEHIEGDFKPGAITALIGANGAGKSTLIQAIMGELRPISGEVVCTITKERRAWLPQQLALDLTFPMSVEELVMTGSWPSHGALTGYCASHYRKGREIMARLGISHLAHRPLGELSGGQRQRALIGRTLMQEAELLLLDEPFANVDSETVDILIRILRQMADDGATIIVVLHDMDHLRRLADEVLMLNGGHGRWVAPSALTHQQAPAQVVPFTLGGRHAGSA from the coding sequence ATGAGTCAGCGCTCTTTATCACGTTTACAGCTGCACAATCTGCACTTGGCCCAGGCGCGACGCACGGTGCTGGAGCATATCGAAGGCGACTTTAAGCCGGGCGCGATTACCGCGCTGATTGGTGCTAACGGTGCCGGTAAAAGCACGCTTATTCAGGCGATTATGGGCGAACTTCGGCCTATTAGCGGCGAAGTGGTCTGTACCATCACCAAAGAGCGTCGGGCATGGCTGCCCCAGCAGTTAGCGCTGGACCTGACCTTTCCTATGAGCGTGGAAGAGCTGGTGATGACCGGCAGTTGGCCCAGCCACGGGGCGTTAACCGGCTACTGCGCGAGTCACTACCGCAAGGGTCGCGAGATCATGGCGCGACTAGGTATTTCGCACTTGGCCCATCGCCCGCTGGGTGAGCTTTCCGGCGGTCAGCGCCAGCGTGCACTGATTGGCCGTACGTTAATGCAGGAAGCCGAACTGCTTCTGCTCGATGAGCCGTTTGCCAACGTGGATAGTGAAACCGTGGATATTCTGATCCGCATTCTGCGCCAGATGGCGGACGATGGTGCGACCATTATTGTCGTACTCCACGATATGGATCACCTGCGCCGACTGGCCGACGAAGTGTTGATGCTAAACGGCGGCCATGGTCGCTGGGTTGCGCCCAGTGCGCTGACGCATCAACAAGCGCCCGCTCAGGTGGTGCCGTTTACCCTGGGAGGACGCCATGCTGGATCTGCTTAA